The sequence TTTGGATGTGTACACAACACGTGGAAAGTACGTCGGAAGAATCCAGGATGTCATATTGAACATAAAAAAGGGCAGAGTTTCAACCTTAAAAGCTGTGGCAATGAAAGCTGATAAAAAGAACGTTGGCCTTAAAGACGTTATAAAAACCAGTATAAGAATAGTCCCAGAAGATGATGAAATCCGCCCCCTTAGAGAAGAAGGAACAATAGACATATCCTACGATAGGGTTCAGGCAGTTGGTGACATCCTCTTAATAAGTCCTGAGGTACGCGAAACACCAGCAGCCATAACCAAAGAGGAAGTATA is a genomic window of Methanobacterium congolense containing:
- a CDS encoding PRC-barrel domain-containing protein; this encodes MVELSSLYNLDVYTTRGKYVGRIQDVILNIKKGRVSTLKAVAMKADKKNVGLKDVIKTSIRIVPEDDEIRPLREEGTIDISYDRVQAVGDILLISPEVRETPAAITKEEV